From Sinorhizobium sp. RAC02, a single genomic window includes:
- a CDS encoding SDR family oxidoreductase, whose amino-acid sequence MEKPLQGQTVLVTGASGGIGAAIVERLAAEGARPIIHYGRDRAGAEALLARINGNGLLVQADLSAADGPFALLREAFAAAGRIHGLVNNAGIRTEISIDASPEDWKAAWQREFQINFFAAADLCKEAIRHFKATGGGRIVNMASRAGQRGYAADAMPYGATKAALVNLTKSIARSFGADGVTAVAIAPGWVRTDMAEDFIAKHGKQAAVADIPVGEMASPADVAELVAFVLRPSQASLNGATLDVNGGSYIR is encoded by the coding sequence ATGGAAAAGCCATTGCAGGGACAGACCGTTCTTGTCACCGGCGCATCGGGCGGCATCGGCGCCGCCATCGTCGAACGGCTGGCAGCGGAGGGCGCCCGGCCGATCATTCACTACGGACGGGATAGGGCGGGTGCCGAGGCGCTCCTTGCCCGCATCAACGGCAACGGCTTGCTGGTGCAGGCCGATCTTTCCGCGGCTGACGGCCCGTTTGCGCTTTTGCGGGAAGCGTTCGCTGCCGCCGGGCGTATTCATGGCCTCGTCAACAATGCCGGTATCCGCACGGAGATTTCCATCGACGCTTCGCCGGAGGACTGGAAAGCCGCGTGGCAAAGGGAGTTCCAGATCAATTTCTTCGCCGCCGCCGATCTCTGCAAGGAAGCCATCCGCCACTTTAAGGCGACGGGCGGCGGGCGCATCGTCAATATGGCGAGCCGTGCCGGACAGCGCGGCTATGCGGCCGACGCCATGCCTTATGGTGCGACCAAGGCGGCCCTGGTGAACCTCACGAAATCCATCGCCCGCAGTTTCGGCGCAGATGGCGTCACAGCCGTCGCCATCGCGCCCGGTTGGGTGCGCACCGACATGGCAGAAGACTTCATCGCCAAACATGGCAAGCAGGCAGCGGTCGCGGACATCCCCGTCGGCGAGATGGCGTCGCCTGCCGATGTGGCCGAACTCGTCGCCTTCGTACTGCGCCCCTCGCAGGCCTCGTTGAACGGCGCGACGCTCGACGTCAACGGCGGCAGCTATATCCGGTAA
- a CDS encoding sigma-54 dependent transcriptional regulator encodes MTIPVLLVDDDRQLLHATAQTLELAGFDVTPFGAATDALARIDRSFAGVVVSDIRMPGMDGLQLFERIRGLDPEVPVILVTGHGDIPTAVKAIQDGVYDFITKPFPAERLIQCVHRAAEKRGLVLENRRLREAARQAEDDFPLIGQTPVMDRLRQMLRQIADTDVDVLVTGETGSGKEVVARLLHGWSRRSKGNFVALNCGALPEQVIESELFGHEPGAFTGAQKKRIGRIEHSSGGTLFLDELESMPLSTQVQLLRVLEMREVTPLGTNEVRPVDIRIVAAAKVDLADPAQRATFREDLYYRLNVISLSIPPLRERREDIPLLFSYFAERAARRFQRETPLLSADVLRHLADHDWPGNVRELSHFAERTVLGLVPTPLAPAVPVLDTSGTLPERLERLEAEIIRDTLSAHGGDVQETIAALGIPRKTFYDKLQRHGIVRRAFSSKADEENP; translated from the coding sequence ATGACCATACCCGTCCTCCTCGTCGACGACGACCGGCAGCTTTTGCATGCGACGGCCCAGACGCTGGAACTGGCCGGCTTCGACGTCACGCCCTTCGGCGCGGCCACCGACGCGCTCGCACGCATCGACCGGAGCTTTGCCGGTGTCGTTGTTTCCGATATTCGTATGCCCGGCATGGACGGGCTTCAGCTGTTCGAGCGCATCCGCGGGCTTGATCCGGAAGTTCCTGTTATCCTCGTCACCGGCCACGGCGACATTCCGACGGCCGTCAAGGCCATTCAGGATGGCGTCTACGATTTCATCACCAAACCCTTCCCTGCCGAGCGGCTGATCCAATGTGTGCACCGCGCCGCCGAAAAACGTGGCCTCGTCCTGGAAAACCGCCGTCTCAGGGAGGCAGCCCGGCAGGCCGAGGACGATTTTCCGCTGATCGGCCAAACGCCGGTGATGGACCGCCTGCGCCAGATGCTGCGCCAGATCGCCGACACGGATGTCGACGTCCTGGTGACCGGCGAAACGGGCAGCGGCAAGGAGGTGGTCGCCCGTTTGCTGCACGGCTGGAGCCGCCGCTCCAAGGGCAATTTCGTCGCCCTCAATTGCGGCGCGCTGCCGGAACAGGTGATCGAAAGCGAGCTGTTCGGCCATGAACCGGGCGCCTTCACCGGCGCCCAGAAGAAGCGCATTGGCCGGATCGAACATTCGAGCGGCGGCACGCTCTTTCTCGACGAACTGGAAAGCATGCCGCTTTCGACCCAAGTCCAACTGCTGCGCGTGCTCGAAATGCGCGAGGTCACGCCGCTCGGCACCAACGAGGTGCGACCCGTCGATATCCGCATCGTCGCGGCTGCGAAGGTCGACCTTGCCGACCCGGCACAACGCGCGACTTTTCGCGAGGATCTCTACTATCGTCTGAACGTCATCTCGCTCTCCATCCCGCCGCTGCGCGAACGCCGGGAGGATATTCCGCTTCTCTTCAGCTACTTCGCCGAGCGGGCTGCGCGGCGTTTTCAGCGCGAAACGCCACTCCTTTCCGCCGACGTCCTGCGGCATCTTGCCGATCACGACTGGCCGGGAAACGTGCGTGAACTTTCCCATTTCGCCGAGCGCACCGTGCTGGGCCTGGTGCCGACGCCCCTCGCACCCGCCGTACCGGTGCTCGATACCTCCGGTACGCTCCCGGAGCGGCTGGAACGGCTGGAGGCGGAGATCATCCGGGATACGCTCTCCGCCCATGGCGGCGACGTGCAGGAGACGATCGCGGCGCTGGGTATCCCGCGCAAGACCTTCTATGACAAACTCCAACGCCACGGCATCGTTCGACGCGCGTTTTCCAGCAAGGCCGACGAGGAAAACCCGTGA
- a CDS encoding SDR family NAD(P)-dependent oxidoreductase gives MKRFENKVAVVTGAGGGIGSAIARRLAAEGALVVVTVVNGEAAATVVQGIADDHGRAVAIAADIAKKDACFGLIEEVFALEGWIDVLVNNAGINRRGNLLSLSDEDWATSFTVNLDSMFHLCRAVLPHMIAAGGGAIVNTASQWGLYPAPNHIAYNTTKAAVAAFTQNLARDYAPDKVRVNAVCPGEIHTPMLEAGVKRSGRTIADLDRLVPFGRIGKPEEVAALVAFLASEEAAFMCGSLVEITGAQAVA, from the coding sequence ATGAAGCGTTTCGAGAACAAGGTCGCGGTCGTCACGGGTGCCGGCGGCGGCATCGGCTCGGCGATTGCGCGACGGCTGGCCGCCGAGGGCGCGCTGGTGGTGGTGACGGTTGTCAACGGCGAGGCCGCGGCGACTGTGGTGCAGGGCATCGCGGATGACCATGGCCGAGCAGTGGCGATTGCTGCGGATATTGCCAAGAAGGACGCGTGCTTCGGCCTTATCGAAGAGGTTTTTGCGCTCGAAGGCTGGATCGACGTGCTGGTCAACAATGCCGGCATCAACCGGCGCGGCAATCTTCTTTCGCTGTCGGACGAGGACTGGGCGACGAGTTTCACCGTCAACCTGGATTCGATGTTCCACCTCTGCCGCGCCGTGTTGCCGCACATGATCGCTGCCGGCGGCGGCGCGATCGTCAACACCGCGTCGCAATGGGGCCTCTATCCCGCGCCGAACCACATCGCCTACAACACGACCAAGGCGGCGGTCGCAGCCTTCACGCAGAATCTCGCCCGCGACTATGCGCCGGACAAGGTGCGCGTCAACGCCGTCTGCCCCGGCGAGATTCACACGCCGATGCTCGAGGCCGGCGTCAAACGCTCCGGTCGCACCATCGCCGATCTCGACAGGCTCGTTCCGTTCGGCCGCATCGGCAAGCCGGAAGAGGTCGCGGCCCTCGTCGCCTTCCTTGCATCAGAAGAGGCCGCGTTCATGTGTGGCTCATTGGTGGAGATCACCGGGGCGCAGGCCGTCGCTTGA
- a CDS encoding aldehyde dehydrogenase family protein, which translates to MRSELYIDGTWKPSSDGKTLEVINPATEEVIHHIAAATAEDVDAAVKAARRSFDKDGWPQTSGAERAKYLRAIAAGIRARQAEIARLEVIDNGKPFPEADWDIADAAGCFDFYAGLAEQLDTNPEEPIALADNRFTSKAVREPIGVAGAIIPWNYPLLMASWKVAPALAAGCTVVLKPAEITSLTALELAAIADEAGLPPGVLNIVTGAGSVTGQAIIDHSQVDKLAFTGSGPVGSKIMAAAARDIKRISLELGGKSPFVVFDDSDIEKAVEWILFGIFWNQGQVCSATSRVLVQEGIYDRLLARLIEETSRIRIGSGLEDGVLLGPLVSKKQYEQVLAAIAAAKSAGATIACGGTRPEGFDKGYYLRPTILTDVPLDSAAWREEIFGPVVCLRPFTSEEEAIALANDSRFGLAAAVMSADDARAERVAKAFRAGIVWINCSQPTFTEAPWGGYKESGIGRELGRWGLDNYLETKQITKYVSEDPWGWYIK; encoded by the coding sequence ATGCGAAGCGAACTCTATATCGACGGGACGTGGAAGCCGTCTTCCGACGGCAAGACCCTTGAGGTGATCAACCCGGCGACGGAAGAGGTGATCCACCATATCGCCGCCGCCACGGCCGAGGATGTCGACGCAGCCGTCAAGGCCGCCCGCCGGTCCTTCGACAAGGACGGTTGGCCGCAGACATCAGGTGCCGAGCGTGCAAAATACCTGCGCGCCATCGCCGCCGGCATCCGCGCCCGGCAGGCCGAGATCGCCCGCCTCGAAGTCATCGACAACGGCAAACCTTTTCCGGAAGCCGACTGGGACATCGCCGATGCTGCCGGCTGCTTCGACTTCTATGCCGGCCTCGCCGAGCAGCTCGACACCAATCCGGAAGAGCCCATTGCACTTGCCGACAATCGCTTTACGTCCAAGGCGGTGCGCGAGCCGATAGGTGTCGCCGGCGCCATTATCCCGTGGAACTACCCGCTGCTGATGGCATCCTGGAAGGTCGCTCCGGCACTTGCCGCCGGCTGCACCGTGGTGCTGAAGCCCGCCGAGATCACTTCGCTGACCGCGCTGGAACTCGCGGCCATCGCCGACGAGGCAGGCCTGCCGCCCGGCGTGCTCAACATCGTCACCGGTGCGGGCTCCGTTACCGGACAGGCGATCATCGATCACAGCCAGGTCGACAAACTCGCCTTCACCGGTTCCGGCCCGGTCGGTTCGAAGATCATGGCCGCCGCTGCCCGCGACATCAAGCGCATAAGTCTGGAACTCGGCGGCAAGTCGCCCTTCGTCGTCTTCGATGACAGCGATATCGAAAAGGCCGTGGAATGGATTCTCTTCGGCATCTTTTGGAACCAGGGCCAGGTCTGCTCCGCCACTTCGCGCGTGCTGGTGCAGGAGGGCATCTACGACAGACTGCTGGCGCGGTTGATCGAGGAGACGAGCCGCATCCGCATCGGCAGCGGCCTTGAGGACGGCGTGCTGCTCGGCCCGCTCGTCTCGAAGAAACAGTACGAACAGGTCCTTGCCGCCATCGCGGCAGCGAAGTCGGCGGGTGCAACAATCGCCTGTGGCGGCACCCGGCCGGAAGGCTTCGACAAGGGCTATTACCTGCGCCCGACCATTCTGACCGACGTGCCGCTCGACAGCGCCGCCTGGAGGGAAGAGATTTTTGGCCCCGTCGTCTGCCTGCGCCCCTTCACGTCGGAAGAGGAGGCCATCGCACTCGCTAACGACAGCCGCTTCGGCCTCGCCGCCGCCGTCATGTCGGCGGACGATGCGCGTGCCGAGCGCGTGGCGAAGGCCTTTCGCGCCGGTATCGTCTGGATCAACTGCTCGCAGCCGACCTTCACCGAAGCGCCCTGGGGCGGCTACAAGGAATCCGGCATCGGTCGCGAGCTCGGCCGCTGGGGTCTCGACAACTATCTGGAGACCAAACAGATCACGAAATATGTGAGCGAAGATCCCTGGGGCTGGTACATCAAGTAA
- a CDS encoding proline racemase family protein → MHFEKSLDLLLVHCQGELGDVLMGGAPEIPGATMLDKMNHINTVDDSLRRFVTFEPRAHVAQSVNLIVAPTRDDADAGFIVLQADRAHPMSGSNCICVVTALLESGRIAMREPETMVRLDTPAGLIVARARCDGGRCLSVSLDNVPSFAEVLDHTIDTPWGRITVDIAFGGVYYALVDVGQVGLAIAPDNARALAEAGIELKRVLADQVKVRHPTLTGVDEIAYVMFRDREPDGAIRTCTTLQPGRVDRSPCGTGSSANLAALFARGEVSVGDARLSRSIIGGEFLAEAIGETEIGGRRAVLPRITGRGYVYGRSHLRLDPDDPFAAGFALSDTWGPQVGLLR, encoded by the coding sequence ATGCACTTCGAAAAATCCCTCGACCTGCTGCTCGTCCACTGCCAAGGCGAGCTCGGCGATGTGCTGATGGGCGGCGCACCGGAAATTCCCGGCGCCACGATGCTCGACAAGATGAACCATATCAACACGGTGGACGACAGCCTCCGCCGCTTCGTCACCTTCGAGCCGCGCGCCCATGTTGCCCAGTCGGTGAACCTCATCGTTGCGCCGACGCGGGACGATGCGGATGCCGGCTTCATCGTGCTGCAGGCCGATCGGGCGCATCCGATGTCCGGCAGCAATTGCATCTGCGTCGTCACGGCGCTTCTCGAAAGCGGCCGGATAGCGATGCGCGAGCCGGAGACCATGGTTCGCCTCGATACGCCGGCCGGCCTGATCGTGGCGCGGGCGCGCTGTGACGGCGGACGTTGCCTTTCCGTCAGCCTCGACAACGTGCCGAGTTTTGCCGAGGTTCTGGACCACACCATCGATACACCCTGGGGCCGCATCACCGTCGATATCGCCTTCGGCGGTGTCTATTATGCGCTGGTGGACGTCGGTCAGGTCGGTCTCGCCATCGCGCCGGACAACGCCCGGGCGCTCGCCGAAGCCGGTATCGAACTGAAGCGGGTTCTCGCCGATCAGGTGAAGGTGCGGCACCCGACGCTGACCGGTGTCGATGAGATCGCCTATGTCATGTTCCGCGACCGCGAGCCTGACGGCGCGATCCGCACCTGCACCACGCTCCAGCCAGGCCGTGTCGACCGGTCACCTTGCGGCACGGGAAGCTCCGCCAATCTCGCCGCGCTGTTTGCCCGCGGCGAGGTGTCGGTGGGCGATGCCCGCCTCTCCCGCTCCATCATCGGCGGAGAATTTCTGGCCGAGGCGATCGGCGAGACGGAGATCGGCGGGCGCCGCGCTGTGCTGCCGCGCATCACCGGCCGCGGCTATGTCTATGGCCGCTCGCACCTGCGTCTCGACCCCGACGATCCTTTCGCCGCCGGTTTCGCGCTGTCGGATACGTGGGGGCCGCAGGTCGGTCTGTTGAGGTAG
- the ligD gene encoding non-homologous end-joining DNA ligase: MTSKRRQTVPLLNESSDALQSRPLRKHDPDQPSLPFDAMPDRIKPCLARSKPSPPQGSDWVYEVKWGGCRIAVHIDPGGVRVITSEGHDWTHRFPSIVAAARDLGTFSAILDGEAVVLDGDGCPDFEALQRSLGGRGGTWASSEAIFYAVDLLYLDGHDLTETELSARRHALEVLVPADRTTAIRLSEQATGNGSALLAQACELGFEGIIAKRRDRPYRSGRTGDWLEITCLRTESFIIVGYEHSPSAPSGIGSLLLAGREGLDWVPVGAVDAGFDAKEAASLRQMLDRLKTRKPVVPITGENLVFAQPTLIADIAFRGWTGNGSLRHASYRGLREIQDNAAIFDMAALPATKPIAAV; the protein is encoded by the coding sequence ATGACATCCAAACGCAGGCAGACCGTCCCGTTGCTCAACGAGTCCAGCGACGCTCTTCAGTCTCGTCCCTTGCGAAAACACGACCCGGACCAGCCGAGCTTGCCCTTCGACGCCATGCCCGACCGGATCAAGCCCTGTCTTGCCCGCTCGAAACCATCACCACCGCAGGGATCGGATTGGGTCTACGAAGTCAAATGGGGCGGCTGCCGGATCGCCGTGCATATCGATCCCGGCGGTGTGAGGGTGATCACAAGCGAGGGTCACGACTGGACTCATCGCTTCCCTTCCATCGTGGCGGCGGCGCGCGACCTCGGCACGTTTTCCGCCATACTCGACGGGGAAGCCGTCGTGCTGGATGGCGACGGATGCCCTGACTTTGAGGCATTGCAACGCTCGCTCGGCGGGCGCGGTGGCACATGGGCTTCGAGCGAGGCAATCTTCTATGCCGTCGATCTTCTCTATCTGGATGGCCACGATCTGACGGAGACGGAACTCTCCGCCCGCCGGCACGCTCTGGAGGTGCTTGTTCCCGCAGACCGCACCACGGCCATTCGCCTTTCAGAACAGGCCACTGGCAACGGCAGCGCGCTGCTGGCGCAGGCCTGCGAACTGGGGTTCGAGGGGATCATCGCCAAGCGTCGCGACCGCCCTTATCGCTCCGGCCGCACCGGCGACTGGCTTGAGATCACATGCCTTCGGACTGAAAGCTTCATCATCGTCGGTTACGAACATTCGCCATCGGCGCCATCAGGCATCGGCAGCCTCCTTCTTGCCGGGCGAGAGGGCCTTGACTGGGTCCCTGTCGGTGCTGTCGACGCCGGCTTTGATGCGAAGGAGGCGGCCTCTCTCCGCCAGATGCTCGACAGGCTCAAGACGAGGAAACCGGTGGTGCCGATCACGGGTGAGAATCTCGTTTTTGCACAGCCCACTTTGATCGCAGACATCGCGTTTCGCGGCTGGACCGGGAACGGCAGTCTGCGGCACGCGTCTTACAGGGGCCTGCGCGAAATCCAGGACAATGCGGCGATATTCGATATGGCCGCGCTTCCGGCTACCAAACCGATCGCTGCGGTTTAG
- a CDS encoding ATP-binding protein has translation MEAPSPTRTAADLSRTARRQWIVFALALLSIAIAALYAAGIYGRSAALSALEEQGHADAGLKVALLRAVLERPRALPFLLSRDRDVTEALAGPDPARRAFLDRKLEELVAGTSAAVIYVIDTKGVAISASNWREPTSFVGNDYSFRAYFSRAMKDGTAEHFALGSVSKRPGLYISHRIGPAAAPLGVVVVKMEFDQLERDWHETQRPSYIVDADHVVLITSIPSWRFMTTEPLPAENLAAIRESLQFGEAPLTPLPFERTADGLLRAVQPGGGAETYLRITAPVVSTPWQFEYLVPVAGTVAAGMREAQLLALIAIGAITIAAAIWLRRRQTSLANAARAQAARDELERRVVERTMDLSLARDRLQVEIAEHRETETKLQSVQQDLVQANRLAILGQVAAGVAHEINQPLATIRAYADNSKVFLARSKPEPVLENLGLIADLTDRIATITEDLKALARKGRSGEEPVVLLEVIDGAIMLLRSRFTGRLERLIIAPMPQDLAVLGNRLRLEQVFINLFQNALEAVADRADGRVDVSIAVTDGDVAISVADNGPGISSAILGSLFEPFNTSKEKGLGLGLVIAKDIVSDYGGRLEVETDAGGACFRVHLRKVQP, from the coding sequence ATGGAGGCGCCCTCACCGACCCGCACAGCGGCAGATCTTTCCCGCACGGCACGGCGGCAGTGGATCGTTTTCGCCCTTGCCCTCCTTTCGATCGCGATTGCAGCGCTCTATGCGGCCGGCATCTATGGCCGGTCCGCCGCGCTTTCGGCGCTGGAGGAACAGGGGCACGCCGATGCCGGTCTCAAGGTCGCGCTTCTGCGCGCCGTGCTGGAACGCCCGCGTGCGCTCCCCTTCCTGCTGTCACGCGATCGGGACGTCACCGAGGCGCTGGCCGGGCCCGATCCTGCCCGGCGTGCCTTTCTCGACCGCAAGCTGGAAGAACTGGTGGCGGGCACCAGTGCTGCGGTGATCTATGTCATCGACACGAAGGGTGTCGCGATTTCAGCGAGCAACTGGCGCGAACCGACGAGTTTCGTCGGCAACGACTATTCGTTTCGTGCCTATTTCTCGCGTGCGATGAAGGACGGCACGGCCGAGCATTTTGCGCTCGGCTCGGTCAGCAAACGGCCGGGCCTCTATATATCGCACCGGATCGGCCCGGCCGCAGCCCCGCTCGGCGTCGTCGTCGTCAAGATGGAGTTCGATCAGCTCGAGCGCGACTGGCACGAGACGCAGCGCCCGTCCTACATCGTCGATGCAGACCATGTGGTGCTGATCACCAGCATCCCCTCCTGGCGTTTCATGACGACCGAACCGTTGCCGGCGGAAAACCTTGCCGCCATTCGCGAGAGCCTGCAATTCGGGGAAGCGCCACTCACGCCTCTGCCCTTCGAGAGGACCGCGGACGGCCTGCTTCGCGCCGTACAGCCGGGCGGCGGCGCGGAAACCTATTTGCGCATCACTGCGCCGGTCGTCTCGACGCCCTGGCAATTCGAATATCTCGTACCGGTCGCCGGCACGGTTGCCGCCGGCATGCGGGAGGCCCAGCTTCTCGCCCTTATTGCCATCGGCGCAATCACGATCGCGGCTGCGATCTGGCTGCGCCGTCGCCAGACATCGCTTGCCAACGCTGCTCGAGCCCAGGCGGCCCGCGACGAACTGGAGCGCCGCGTGGTCGAGCGCACCATGGACCTCAGCCTTGCCCGCGACCGCCTGCAAGTCGAAATCGCCGAGCACCGGGAAACCGAAACGAAACTGCAATCCGTGCAGCAGGATCTCGTGCAGGCCAACCGGCTGGCCATTCTCGGCCAGGTCGCCGCCGGCGTCGCGCATGAGATCAACCAGCCGCTCGCCACCATCCGTGCCTATGCCGACAATTCCAAGGTCTTTCTGGCCCGCAGCAAACCCGAGCCGGTGCTCGAAAACCTCGGTCTCATTGCCGACCTCACAGACCGGATCGCGACGATCACCGAGGACCTGAAGGCGCTTGCCCGCAAAGGGCGGTCCGGTGAGGAACCGGTCGTGCTGCTGGAGGTCATCGACGGCGCCATCATGCTGCTGCGCAGCCGCTTCACCGGCCGCCTCGAACGCCTGATCATTGCCCCCATGCCACAGGATCTCGCCGTCCTGGGTAACCGGCTCAGGCTCGAACAGGTGTTCATCAATCTCTTCCAGAACGCGCTGGAAGCCGTCGCGGACAGGGCGGATGGGCGGGTGGACGTTTCCATCGCGGTCACCGATGGAGACGTCGCCATTTCGGTAGCCGACAACGGACCCGGCATTTCGTCGGCCATTCTGGGATCACTCTTCGAACCCTTCAACACCTCCAAGGAAAAGGGCCTTGGGCTCGGCCTCGTCATCGCCAAGGATATCGTCTCCGATTATGGCGGACGGCTTGAGGTCGAGACGGATGCGGGCGGGGCCTGCTTCAGGGTCCATCTGCGAAAGGTTCAGCCATGA